From the genome of Uloborus diversus isolate 005 unplaced genomic scaffold, Udiv.v.3.1 scaffold_910, whole genome shotgun sequence:
AACGGTTCAAAGAAGGACGTGAAAGTTGCAAAGACGATCCAAGACCGGGCCAAAGCCACCGTGCAATCACCCCCAACACAATTGCACAGGTTGATGAGCTGATTAGACAAGAACGGAGGATAAGCATCGATGAACTGGCAGAGCATGTGAACATCAGTCACGGTTCGGTTCACACCATAATTCATGACCATCTCGGTTATCGGCTCTTGTGTGCTGAATGGATGCCCAAGATTTTGAACGACCGCCAGAAGACAGAGAGGTTCGGCGCTGCCTTGACTCATCTGATCCGGTATCACAATGAGGGTAACGACTTCTTGACTGCAATTGTGACAGGGGACGAATCATGGTGCCACCACTACGAGCCTGAAACACG
Proteins encoded in this window:
- the LOC129234016 gene encoding protein GVQW3-like; its protein translation is MDAPRDEQRGVVRFLTAEGVSQHEISRRMAAVYGKHCISLATVKRWCKRFKEGRESCKDDPRPGQSHRAITPNTIAQVDELIRQERRISIDELAEHVNISHGSVHTIIHDHLGYRLLCAEWMPKILNDRQKTERFGAALTHLIRYHNEGNDFLTAIVTGDESWCHHYEPETRRQSLQWKHLNSPPPKKAKAVISA